The genomic window TGTCCAGGAGCCACTGGGTGGCCTGGGGCATCTCGATGCCGCTGCCCTGGTAGATCTCCGCGAACCGGGGGAGCACCACGTTGAAGATCACGGCCAGGGCGATGATGAGCACGCCCACCAGGAAGCAGGGGTAGAACAGGGCCTCCATGATGCGCCGGCGGCTGTTCTGGGCGAAGGACTGGAAGGCCAGCCACCGCGCGATGACCTCGGGCAGGGTCCCGCTGCGCTCGCCGGCGACCACGTTGGCGCGGTACACCGCCGGGAAGGTGCCCACCTGCTCCATGGACTCGGAGAAGGACATGCCCTCCTTGAGCAGCTCCACCACGCGCTCCAGGGAGCTGCGCAGCAGCGCGTCCTTGCCGTGGCCCACCAGCAGCTCCAGGGACTGCAGCAGGGGGATGCCGGCCTTGAGCAGGGCCAGCAGCTCCTGGTTGAAGAGGATCAGGGTCTCGGCCTTGAGGGTCTTCTGGCTCTGGAAGGCGCCCATGGTGCGGCGCACGTCCATGGGGAAGTTCCCCTCGGCCATGACCTTGGCCTTCACCTCGGCGGCGTCGCCGCCCTCGAAGTCCCTCACGAGGATCTCGCCGGCGGATGTTGTGAACTTCACGGTGAATCGCATGGGCAGCTCTGAGAAAGGATAGCCGCTAATGGGCCGCGGCCGGAACCGCTACACTGGCTGTACGTTCATTACGGGAGGCCGCGTGATCCTCAGGACCGCCATCATCGCCCTCGGCTGCGCCGCGCTTCAAGGCCAAGCTCCCCTCCGGGTGGGTGAATCGGTTCCTGGAATGCTCGACCTCAGGGATGCCGCGGCGGCCGACTGGGTTCCTGGCGATTCGCGGGATCCCGCCCAGGTCCAGGCGAAGATCGAGGCCTGGTCCGCCCGGGTCGCCCCCCTCCTGGGGAGGCCGGCCGTCCGGATCCTCCTGCCCCGGGGCCCCGGGCGCGTCCCGCTGCTCCTGGCCGCCAGCCAGGCCCTGAAGGCCCAGGCTCCCGCCGTGGTCCTCTACCTGGGCTTCGATCCCGGGGGGGAGCCCCTGTGGGACGAGGCCGCCTGGGGCGCGGTGCAGGGCGGCGCGCTCCTGGCCGAGGACCTGGGGCCCGACCCCGCGGCCTGGCCCGGCCTCCTGGCGCGGGCCCAGGAACTCATGCCCGGGCGGCCCTGGACCCTCTGGCTCCCCTCCGATCCCGGACCGCGCCTGGGGCAGCTCCTGGGGGACGGGGGCCGGCTCGTGATCCCCCCCGGCGGACCCGGGGCCGGGCTGGAGATCCCGGCCGGGTTCACGGACGTGGAGGGCGGCGCGGGCACCCTCCTCCTGCGCAACCCCAGGACGGGCTCCGAGCGCCGCTGGCGGTTCGTCCAGGGCGCCTGGGCCGTGGTGGAGGCCCCCCGGGACCGCCACGAGGTGCAGGTCACCGCCCGGGACGCCTACGATGTGGGCGCGCTCCTGGCCAGGGTCCGGGCCGAGCGGCTGCGGGAGACCCTGGCGGTGCGCACCCTGGAG from Geothrix sp. 21YS21S-2 includes these protein-coding regions:
- a CDS encoding type II secretion system F family protein; amino-acid sequence: MRFTVKFTTSAGEILVRDFEGGDAAEVKAKVMAEGNFPMDVRRTMGAFQSQKTLKAETLILFNQELLALLKAGIPLLQSLELLVGHGKDALLRSSLERVVELLKEGMSFSESMEQVGTFPAVYRANVVAGERSGTLPEVIARWLAFQSFAQNSRRRIMEALFYPCFLVGVLIIALAVIFNVVLPRFAEIYQGSGIEMPQATQWLLDIGEFVRRTIYFQLVLLAVLAVFIRWMFTTPAGRQVWERILLSLPKLGTLYRMYHSSVFTRTLGVLLSGGMPALQALEVIQRTTPSERMKKRLRNVTELVRAGSSLHTALEQSQLLDPLAVEMTRVGEQSSALPEMLNHVSDFFDQEVEKATTAVTALIGPILILFMGVTVLGLLLAVYIPLFNAGSTVH